A window of Microcystis aeruginosa FD4 contains these coding sequences:
- a CDS encoding DUF29 domain-containing protein, translated as MSQIAIDKIYETDFYQWTMKQAQALKEQNVQELDWENLIEEIEALGRSDYQAVVSLLTRIMQHRLKIDYANKPECNRHWQAEIKAFSNTLKRRYSPSMKPKLEVEWQGIYSDAVDLYLIDYPPSNIPETCPYHFNDLF; from the coding sequence ATGAGTCAGATAGCTATCGATAAAATTTACGAGACAGATTTCTATCAATGGACAATGAAACAAGCCCAAGCATTAAAAGAACAAAATGTCCAAGAATTGGACTGGGAAAACCTGATTGAGGAGATCGAAGCCTTGGGACGTAGTGATTATCAAGCAGTGGTCTCCTTACTAACTCGAATTATGCAACACCGTCTGAAGATTGATTACGCTAATAAGCCTGAGTGTAATCGCCATTGGCAAGCCGAAATCAAAGCTTTCTCTAACACTCTTAAGCGTCGCTACAGTCCATCGATGAAGCCTAAGCTAGAAGTAGAATGGCAAGGGATCTATTCGGATGCAGTTGACCTGTATTTGATTGACTATCCCCCTTCTAACATCCCTGAAACCTGTCCTTATCATTTTAATGATTTATTTTGA
- a CDS encoding DUF1345 domain-containing protein, which translates to MTAKQKMIFRLTSPINRFLFTLTVAIFVYLITGEFYQELRFLLAYDLAILSYLSVLAVQMSKATAEDTFRLSQQQEPKGISTLFAVLLFSGMGLIALSLLLNNSKQWTPLLTNLHMGLSLLAIFLSWTLVHTFFALYYARLYYDELSAEDSSAYRKGLDFPNQELVDYWDFMYYSFTIAMCYQTSDVSIESVAMRRMTLFHSILSFILVAVVIGLAVNIISNLI; encoded by the coding sequence ATGACCGCCAAGCAAAAAATGATTTTTCGGCTGACTTCTCCCATCAACCGGTTTCTCTTCACGCTGACAGTGGCAATTTTCGTTTATTTAATCACGGGAGAATTTTACCAGGAATTGCGGTTTCTCTTGGCTTACGATCTAGCGATACTAAGTTATTTGAGTGTTTTAGCAGTGCAAATGTCCAAAGCGACTGCGGAAGATACCTTTCGCTTGTCTCAACAGCAGGAACCCAAGGGTATTAGCACTTTATTTGCTGTGCTGCTATTTTCTGGTATGGGGTTAATTGCTCTTTCTTTATTGCTCAACAACTCGAAGCAATGGACTCCCTTGTTGACGAATTTGCACATGGGATTATCCCTATTAGCGATCTTTTTGTCCTGGACTCTGGTACATACTTTTTTTGCTCTGTATTATGCCAGACTCTACTACGATGAACTATCCGCAGAAGATTCATCCGCTTACCGCAAAGGTTTGGACTTTCCCAATCAAGAACTGGTGGATTATTGGGATTTTATGTATTACTCTTTTACTATCGCTATGTGTTACCAAACATCGGACGTATCCATTGAAAGTGTTGCGATGCGGCGCATGACACTCTTTCATTCCATCCTCTCTTTTATCTTAGTAGCAGTAGTCATCGGTTTAGCGGTAAACATAATTTCTAATCTCATTTAA
- a CDS encoding tRNA (5-methylaminomethyl-2-thiouridine)(34)-methyltransferase MnmD, protein MLVSPEAYPQKATEDGSYTFFSTEFGECYHSTSGAREEAEKKFILSSRLAAKADQSNNLKILDICYGLGYNSAAALAAIWRVRGDCRVELLALESDRVVPLAAIRENLLNSWSQPIPEYLNDFAHNHRLDLPNLTAKLLIGDARQTITKVIEAGFQAEAIFLDPFSPGKCPQLWTVEFLALVAKCLSPTGYLVTYSCAASVRRALQLAGLQIGATDCVGRRSPGTIASFLSLPPSLSAQEREHLQTKAAIPYRDAALTDPAEVIIQRRRSEQDRSDLEPTSHWKKRWQRAVSSIEISE, encoded by the coding sequence ATGCTTGTCTCCCCCGAAGCCTACCCGCAAAAAGCCACTGAGGATGGTTCTTATACCTTTTTTTCGACCGAATTCGGCGAATGTTATCATTCTACCTCCGGGGCAAGGGAAGAAGCCGAGAAAAAATTTATCCTCTCCAGTCGTCTGGCAGCAAAAGCAGACCAGAGCAATAATCTGAAAATTCTTGACATTTGTTACGGCTTAGGGTACAATAGCGCCGCAGCCTTAGCGGCCATTTGGCGAGTTAGGGGGGATTGTCGGGTAGAATTATTAGCTTTAGAAAGCGATCGAGTGGTTCCCCTGGCAGCTATTAGAGAAAATCTCTTAAATAGTTGGAGTCAACCAATTCCCGAATATTTAAATGATTTTGCCCATAATCACCGGCTAGACTTGCCTAATCTCACGGCTAAACTGTTAATCGGGGATGCGCGACAGACGATAACCAAGGTGATTGAGGCGGGTTTTCAAGCGGAGGCAATTTTTCTCGATCCCTTTTCCCCGGGTAAATGTCCGCAACTGTGGACGGTGGAGTTTTTAGCTTTAGTGGCCAAATGCCTGAGTCCGACGGGTTATTTAGTCACCTATTCCTGTGCTGCCTCGGTGCGAAGGGCCTTACAATTAGCAGGATTGCAGATTGGAGCCACCGATTGCGTCGGGCGGCGATCGCCAGGGACAATAGCCAGTTTTTTGTCCTTACCCCCATCTCTATCGGCACAGGAACGGGAACATCTGCAAACTAAGGCCGCTATTCCCTATCGAGATGCAGCTTTAACCGACCCAGCCGAAGTGATTATACAACGTCGTCGCAGCGAACAGGATCGCAGTGACTTGGAACCGACTAGCCACTGGAAAAAACGTTGGCAAAGAGCGGTGAGTTCGATCGAAATCTCGGAATGA
- a CDS encoding alpha/beta fold hydrolase, producing MEQPVSWMIPRHSRPDYPLFVFLPGMDGSGQLYHRQIKNLAPYFDLRCLAISPQYLGDWEELSALVIALLAQELKGQSRKVYLCGESFGGCLALKIATKAPKLLKKLILVNPASSFNQRPLLSLGIAITQIMPDFIHGSSALTILPFLAAIGRISREDRRSLLKAMQYVPPKTISWRLSQLQRFQVSASELKRLQLEVLVIASQGDRLLPSVAEAKRLIQQLPAAKLTILPNSGHACLLETDIHLKDILHHHACLPRSLPAKSH from the coding sequence ATGGAACAACCTGTCAGTTGGATGATTCCCCGTCATTCCCGTCCCGATTATCCCCTGTTTGTATTTTTACCCGGAATGGATGGCAGCGGCCAACTATACCATCGTCAGATTAAAAACCTTGCCCCTTACTTCGATCTGCGTTGTTTGGCGATTTCCCCGCAATATCTCGGTGATTGGGAGGAGTTAAGCGCCCTCGTGATTGCTTTATTGGCACAGGAATTAAAGGGACAATCGAGAAAAGTCTATCTCTGCGGTGAGTCTTTTGGCGGCTGTTTAGCCTTAAAAATAGCGACAAAAGCACCAAAATTGCTTAAAAAACTGATTTTAGTTAACCCGGCTTCTTCTTTTAATCAAAGACCTCTTTTAAGCTTGGGAATCGCTATCACCCAGATAATGCCCGATTTCATCCACGGCAGCTCGGCACTAACTATTTTACCCTTTCTCGCCGCTATCGGTCGAATATCCCGGGAAGATCGCCGCTCTCTCCTCAAAGCCATGCAATACGTCCCACCGAAGACGATTAGCTGGCGTTTATCCCAGTTACAACGGTTTCAGGTTAGTGCCAGCGAGTTAAAACGTCTGCAATTGGAGGTGTTAGTGATAGCCAGTCAAGGCGATCGACTGTTACCATCGGTAGCGGAGGCTAAACGCCTAATTCAGCAGTTACCCGCGGCAAAATTAACGATTCTACCCAATAGTGGTCACGCTTGCCTACTGGAAACCGATATTCACCTCAAAGACATTCTTCATCACCATGCTTGTCTCCCCCGAAGCCTACCCGCAAAAAGCCACTGA
- the pdhA gene encoding pyruvate dehydrogenase (acetyl-transferring) E1 component subunit alpha: protein MISERTLPTFDPASIIITKAEGLRLYEDMVLGRMFEDKCAEMYYRGKMFGFVHLYNGQEAISSGIIKALRQGEDYVSSTYRDHVHALSAGVPAQEVMAELFGKATGCSKGRGGSMHMFSAEHKLLGGYAFVAEGIPVATGAAFQSKYRREAMGDASADQVTVCFFGDGASNNGQFFECLNMAALWKLPIIYVVENNKWAIGMAHDRATSQPEIYKKASVFSMVGVEVDGMDVVAVHAAAREAVARARAGEGPTLIEALTYRFRGHSLADPDELRSADEKQFWGERDPITRFAAYLYEGDLATREELKEIEQKIQAEIDEAVKFAESSPEPDPSELTRFIFAEDE from the coding sequence ATGATTTCCGAACGTACTTTACCAACCTTTGATCCTGCTTCCATCATTATTACCAAAGCTGAAGGTCTTCGCCTATACGAAGATATGGTTTTGGGGCGGATGTTTGAAGATAAATGTGCCGAAATGTATTATCGGGGCAAAATGTTCGGTTTTGTCCACCTCTACAACGGTCAAGAAGCGATATCTAGCGGTATTATTAAAGCCTTGCGTCAGGGAGAAGATTACGTTTCTAGCACCTATCGCGATCACGTCCACGCCCTCAGCGCCGGAGTTCCCGCTCAAGAGGTGATGGCGGAGTTATTCGGAAAAGCTACCGGCTGTAGTAAAGGACGGGGTGGCTCCATGCATATGTTTTCCGCCGAACATAAGCTTTTAGGGGGTTACGCTTTCGTGGCCGAGGGGATTCCCGTCGCTACTGGGGCGGCTTTTCAAAGTAAATACCGTCGCGAAGCCATGGGTGATGCCAGTGCCGATCAGGTAACGGTCTGTTTCTTTGGGGATGGGGCGAGTAATAATGGCCAGTTTTTTGAGTGTCTAAATATGGCCGCCCTCTGGAAGTTGCCGATTATCTATGTGGTGGAAAATAATAAGTGGGCGATCGGTATGGCCCACGATCGAGCCACTTCTCAACCAGAAATCTATAAAAAAGCCAGTGTTTTTAGTATGGTAGGTGTGGAAGTGGACGGTATGGATGTGGTCGCCGTTCATGCCGCCGCCAGAGAGGCCGTGGCTCGCGCCCGCGCCGGTGAGGGGCCGACTTTAATTGAGGCCTTAACCTATCGTTTCCGGGGTCACTCTCTGGCAGATCCCGACGAGTTACGCAGTGCTGACGAGAAACAATTCTGGGGCGAAAGAGATCCGATCACTCGCTTTGCCGCCTACCTCTACGAGGGAGATCTGGCGACGAGAGAGGAATTAAAGGAAATCGAGCAGAAAATTCAAGCTGAAATCGATGAAGCGGTTAAATTTGCCGAATCTAGCCCCGAACCCGATCCTAGTGAACTAACTCGCTTTATTTTCGCTGAAGACGAGTAA
- a CDS encoding RNA-guided endonuclease InsQ/TnpB family protein — MLHRGEFSGTVEQVLTLVVKLQVGSEQQQLLSDTCSAFASACNWINENVNPRLTNRNSIQAVCYQDVKNRFGLTANHVVRACGQVAANRLTAKQKGKKVKNFAPTSFDCDARTFRFVEKDWVITVSTKGKRLTLPLRASNYHRGKLTGRNPTSAQVCLHRDGGWYVHIQLKSEPPKPINADNIIGVDFGRRDIAVTSTEKSWSGESIKETRDKYSRVRASLQKKASQGTRATRRRCREILKRLSGRERRYQAHLNHVISKAIVAEAKLTNSIIAIEDLTGIRERTNQQLRNKTERRRSNSWAFYQLRQFLEYKGIKEGVEVIAVNPRYTSQTCHCCLHIGIRSGKLFKCSNKACGWSGDADANGSQMIRLLGLSVIGPRDPNLLACPISSGLQKAPVKLTL, encoded by the coding sequence ATGCTTCACCGTGGTGAGTTTTCTGGAACCGTGGAACAAGTCCTGACCCTAGTAGTAAAGCTTCAAGTGGGTAGCGAACAACAACAATTGTTGTCCGATACCTGTTCGGCTTTTGCGTCAGCTTGTAACTGGATTAACGAGAACGTCAATCCCCGGTTGACTAACCGGAACTCGATTCAGGCTGTCTGTTATCAGGACGTTAAGAATCGGTTCGGACTGACGGCTAACCACGTTGTCAGAGCTTGCGGTCAGGTGGCGGCTAATCGTTTGACAGCAAAACAGAAGGGGAAGAAGGTCAAGAACTTTGCTCCAACAAGTTTCGACTGTGACGCTCGAACTTTTCGTTTCGTCGAGAAAGATTGGGTGATTACCGTTAGTACCAAGGGAAAACGGCTAACCCTCCCCCTGAGAGCCAGTAACTACCATCGGGGGAAACTAACTGGACGGAACCCGACATCCGCTCAAGTATGCTTACATCGTGACGGTGGTTGGTATGTCCACATCCAACTAAAATCGGAACCGCCAAAACCTATCAACGCGGATAACATTATCGGGGTCGATTTCGGTCGTCGTGACATTGCGGTAACATCAACCGAAAAATCGTGGTCGGGGGAAAGCATTAAGGAAACGAGGGATAAATATAGTCGCGTTCGAGCTTCTCTGCAAAAGAAAGCGTCTCAAGGCACTAGAGCCACCCGTCGTAGGTGTCGGGAGATATTGAAACGGCTATCGGGGCGGGAGAGAAGATACCAAGCGCACTTAAATCATGTCATCAGTAAAGCTATCGTTGCCGAGGCAAAACTAACTAACTCGATTATCGCCATAGAAGACCTAACTGGTATTCGAGAAAGAACCAACCAACAACTGCGGAATAAGACCGAAAGAAGGCGGTCTAACTCTTGGGCTTTCTATCAACTTCGACAATTTCTCGAATACAAAGGCATTAAAGAAGGGGTTGAGGTGATCGCGGTTAATCCACGATATACTTCTCAAACTTGTCATTGTTGCCTACATATCGGAATTAGAAGCGGTAAATTGTTTAAGTGTAGTAATAAGGCTTGTGGTTGGAGCGGTGACGCAGACGCAAACGGTAGTCAGATGATTAGACTTTTGGGGTTGAGTGTAATCGGGCCCAGAGATCCGAATTTATTGGCTTGCCCGATAAGTTCAGGGTTACAAAAAGCTCCCGTTAAGCTGACGCTTTAA